The Thermoanaerobaculia bacterium genome contains a region encoding:
- a CDS encoding DUF4339 domain-containing protein: MRLLVHIFQNNKQEGPYTTEEIQQMLESGSIAPITLAWADGMPDWAPLSTVLALAPPPTPAAAPAPTQTLTASEPFYTPTPAQPMPVPLGPTGVGGWLLLFCVGLTVLGPLFFINQTTEAWKGAEAAFSHFPSLKTGVIVENTGLALIQVCSVVVGLILWGARSGGRALAMRFLIFRISAFGGVELITLLVMGDLPTDVLTAVLGGIVGSASKEAFYCTVWWFYFKKSKRVRNTYGADA, encoded by the coding sequence ACACCACTGAAGAGATTCAACAGATGCTTGAAAGTGGGTCGATCGCGCCGATCACGCTGGCCTGGGCGGATGGCATGCCCGACTGGGCCCCGCTGAGCACAGTTCTGGCTCTAGCGCCCCCGCCAACGCCAGCCGCCGCCCCTGCTCCTACCCAGACTCTAACGGCCTCGGAACCCTTCTACACGCCCACACCCGCACAGCCAATGCCCGTGCCACTTGGCCCGACGGGCGTCGGTGGCTGGCTTCTGCTTTTCTGCGTCGGCCTCACAGTTTTAGGGCCCCTCTTTTTTATCAACCAGACCACTGAGGCGTGGAAGGGTGCAGAGGCAGCTTTCTCTCATTTCCCGAGTCTCAAGACGGGAGTGATCGTCGAGAACACCGGCCTCGCGTTGATCCAGGTCTGCAGCGTTGTTGTCGGACTCATCCTCTGGGGCGCCAGGTCCGGCGGTCGGGCTCTCGCAATGCGATTCCTCATCTTCCGCATTTCCGCCTTTGGCGGAGTGGAGCTCATTACACTGCTAGTGATGGGCGACCTGCCGACAGACGTTTTGACCGCGGTCCTGGGCGGGATCGTCGGATCCGCATCGAAAGAAGCGTTCTACTGCACTGTTTGGTGGTTCTACTTCAAGAAATCCAAGAGAGTGCGAAACACCTATGGAGCGGACGCATGA